TGGATCCTGAAAACATCTTTTCTGTCTGCAGAACTGCGTGACCGGTGCCCAGCTGTGGTTTCTGTTCGACAAATTCCAGGGGTCTTGATTTGAAAAATTCCATAATCAGATCGCCCCCTTTTCCGATTACAACCACCGTTTTATCAGGATGTAATCTATCCGCCTGATCCAAAACATAACAGAGCATAGGATATCCCGCCACTTCGAGCAGAGCTTTGGGTGTTTCCGACTTCATTCTTTTGCCTTCACCCGCGGCAAGTATTACAACGCCTAAGCCGTTCATTCTAATTAATCAATCTGTTGTCGCCGTCAAATTTCAAGACAGTCATTTCAAAGCTGTCAATCTCTTCCATAGACAACAGCACCTCTGACATTATTATCAGCCTGTCGTTTGGGAGACCCAACCTCGCAGCAGCTCCGTTCAGCTTGACTTCACCCGAGAACGGCTCTTCCTCTATAATGTATGTTTGAAATCTTTCTCCGTTGTTGAGATTGGCGACGAGAACCATTTCACCCGGCATCAAAGACGCCTTTTTCAGTATTTCAGAATCAATTCCTATACTGCCGGTGTAAGCGAGGTTGGCCTCTGTCACTTTAAGCCCGTGTAGTTTGACTTTCACAAATCTCCTCAGCATTCATTTCTCCTTGCGGTCGATTATTTCGTTGTCAATGAGTCTCGTTTTACCCACAAAAGCCGCGACAACCAGCAACATCTTTCCTTCCGCTTTCCTGAGAGGTTCCAGGGTCAATGGATGGACGATTTCGGCGTAATCAGCTTCCGCTCCGTACCCGGACAAGACATCGAGCATGACCTTTTTTATTTTTAAAGGATCTTCTTCTCCGGTTTCAATTTCCTTTTTACCCGCCATAACTGCTTTTCTCAAGGACAATGCCTTTTCTCTGTTTTCGCCGGACAAATACCTGTTCCGTGAACTCATCGCCAAGCCGTCTTTTTCTCTGACAATAGGACACATTATAAGTTCGACACCTAATGCGAGGTCTTCGACCATGCGTTTTATTATCATAAATTGCTGATAATCTTTTTGCCCGAAAGCGGATACCGAAGGCTTGATTATCCCGAATAATCTCGCGACGACTGTTGTGACTCCTTTGAAATGACCCGGTCTTTTCAAACCACAAAGTCTTTCTGCTAAATTTCCAACTTCGACCGAGGTTGAAAATCCCTGCGGGTATATTTCTTTATCGTCGGGAATAA
This is a stretch of genomic DNA from candidate division WOR-3 bacterium. It encodes these proteins:
- a CDS encoding pantoate--beta-alanine ligase; the protein is MKVVRKRFEMTEISEFYKKQGLRLGFVPTMGSLHEGHVSLFRHIENRCHAAVASIYVNPKQFCPGEDFERYPRDEKNDLKMLEGVCDYVFIPDDKEIYPQGFSTSVEVGNLAERLCGLKRPGHFKGVTTVVARLFGIIKPSVSAFGQKDYQQFMIIKRMVEDLALGVELIMCPIVREKDGLAMSSRNRYLSGENREKALSLRKAVMAGKKEIETGEEDPLKIKKVMLDVLSGYGAEADYAEIVHPLTLEPLRKAEGKMLLVVAAFVGKTRLIDNEIIDRKEK
- a CDS encoding aspartate 1-decarboxylase, which produces MLRRFVKVKLHGLKVTEANLAYTGSIGIDSEILKKASLMPGEMVLVANLNNGERFQTYIIEEEPFSGEVKLNGAAARLGLPNDRLIIMSEVLLSMEEIDSFEMTVLKFDGDNRLIN